In the Nitrospirota bacterium genome, one interval contains:
- a CDS encoding M48 family metalloprotease — translation MFGLKNNFYITVVLALLLLGCSSYPSARKDASPPPSKEMGRAFVKEALQHYRFVKDPDVVNLVNSVGRRIVSKIGANPDSYHFLVVRENQPNAFAIPGGYIFVFDGLLPQLRDEGELAGVLAHEIAHVERSHFFKDDKKIAALDIATIAAILLSGGNPAALTLAGAANLDVRLQFSRENEREADSYAMRYLEKGGYSSESLLNFFDSLIRYERFNPQTVPAYASTHPGLEERRDRVASFLMKTHDSASTAADTDSKTNTAQKWTRMQASLLSRNIALKDESILLQSMGIEKIPEERRDETANYLLGIVYMKAGLYSDAIPRYLKAIGFNEGNYVYYADLAYCYLKQQDIVKSREAALKSISLNKDYAPAHVIMGILEMDSDNLAMATSHLEDALRLDETDDMVNFYLAMAYRKSGESGRDAFYSARYFKINLDPDRALKEFNRAKDLVKTDTPMHFRILQEIDEIKREGL, via the coding sequence ATGTTCGGATTAAAAAATAACTTCTACATAACAGTTGTACTGGCCCTCCTCCTTCTCGGCTGCAGCTCCTATCCTTCAGCAAGGAAGGACGCATCACCTCCTCCCTCCAAGGAGATGGGGAGGGCATTTGTCAAAGAGGCGCTCCAACATTACCGGTTCGTTAAAGACCCGGATGTAGTGAATTTAGTCAATAGTGTCGGACGCCGTATTGTCAGTAAAATCGGGGCTAATCCTGACAGCTACCATTTCCTGGTCGTAAGGGAAAACCAGCCTAACGCATTTGCCATACCAGGTGGATATATTTTTGTTTTTGACGGTCTTCTGCCTCAACTCCGGGATGAGGGTGAACTTGCCGGCGTCCTGGCCCATGAGATTGCACATGTGGAGAGGAGCCACTTTTTTAAAGACGACAAGAAGATTGCGGCACTGGATATTGCAACTATTGCTGCAATCCTTTTGAGCGGAGGAAACCCCGCTGCCCTTACTCTTGCCGGAGCCGCCAATCTCGACGTACGTTTACAGTTTAGTCGCGAAAATGAAAGGGAAGCTGACAGTTATGCAATGAGATATCTGGAAAAGGGAGGTTACTCATCAGAAAGTCTCCTTAATTTCTTTGACAGCTTGATCCGGTATGAGAGATTTAATCCCCAGACCGTCCCTGCCTATGCATCTACTCACCCGGGTCTTGAAGAAAGGCGAGACCGGGTTGCCAGTTTTCTCATGAAGACACATGACTCTGCATCCACTGCAGCAGACACTGATTCCAAAACTAATACAGCCCAAAAATGGACGCGCATGCAGGCATCACTTCTGTCCCGTAATATAGCATTGAAAGACGAGTCTATCCTCCTGCAATCAATGGGTATTGAGAAAATCCCTGAAGAAAGAAGGGATGAAACGGCGAACTATCTTCTCGGCATTGTTTACATGAAGGCAGGACTATACAGTGATGCCATTCCCAGATATCTAAAGGCTATCGGGTTTAATGAGGGAAATTATGTCTATTATGCGGACCTTGCATATTGTTATCTAAAACAACAGGACATCGTTAAAAGCAGGGAAGCCGCACTCAAAAGTATTTCCTTAAACAAAGATTATGCCCCTGCTCACGTCATCATGGGCATTTTAGAGATGGATTCCGATAATCTTGCAATGGCAACTTCCCATCTTGAAGACGCACTCAGATTGGATGAAACAGACGATATGGTCAATTTCTATCTTGCAATGGCATACAGGAAAAGCGGAGAATCCGGCAGAGATGCCTTCTATTCTGCCAGATATTTCAAGATAAACCTGGACCCTGACAGGGCGCTCAAGGAGTTTAACAGGGCAAAAGATCTGGTAAAAACCGATACCCCCATGCACTTCAGGATACTGCAGGAAATAGATGAAATTAAACGCGAGGGCCTGTAA
- a CDS encoding acetate--CoA ligase family protein, which translates to MEQSCGLDPFFYPRSIAVVGASQDVTKPSGIILKNLLHAFKGIIYPVNPNHTSILGVPCFPSVSDIPDDVSLSVCITPTATIPSLLREHAGKGIHHIIIATAGFAETEGGEVIQSEIKEIAGNAGIRIIGPNCLGIFHPSAGLDTFFLPYDRVPRPQSGNISLISQSGSILGTTLILLEQEGLGVSKAVSYGNRVDVGETELIKYLSDDDETGVIGICIESIGDGRGFISAAQRCTKPMIVLKLGQQPAGKKASRSHTGSMAGRYEIFQAAFRRSGIHEANTLEEFIDLLKTFSLQKPHTGKRVLIVTNAGGIGVMTADLCNKEGLLLPDLPVETKDRLRSLLPPYYALSNPIDLTGNSTDKQFVMVLEECLNHYDAALLIPFMTVPGITQELGKLITNTVRDIAKPVVSLNPFSGNGKRLENTFRQSKIPVFPTPIRMVKSAAALLKNIPAEPFPENIREYPLIKGLIKGPQPVNSKDMLDAMSIKYPDFIFARSQKEALTGVVVQEMAPSGIEVIIGSIKDPDFGPVVMFGLGGIFTEIIKDTVFDIAPITHNGALRMIEAIRGYEILRGIRGARGVGMGILADTIVKVSEVATLFPDIVELEFNPAVAYPDGIIVVDVKIIYK; encoded by the coding sequence ATGGAACAATCGTGTGGTCTCGACCCATTTTTTTATCCACGTTCGATTGCAGTTGTAGGTGCATCACAGGACGTGACTAAACCATCCGGGATAATCTTAAAGAATCTGCTTCATGCTTTTAAGGGCATCATATATCCGGTAAATCCTAATCATACAAGTATCCTCGGAGTCCCTTGCTTCCCTTCTGTATCTGACATCCCTGATGATGTATCACTGTCGGTCTGTATCACACCAACAGCAACTATCCCATCCCTACTCAGGGAGCATGCAGGAAAAGGCATTCATCATATCATTATCGCTACAGCCGGCTTCGCAGAAACAGAGGGGGGAGAGGTTATACAGAGCGAAATAAAAGAAATTGCAGGCAACGCAGGTATACGTATTATCGGACCTAATTGCCTCGGCATCTTTCATCCTTCTGCCGGGCTCGACACTTTTTTCCTGCCTTATGACAGGGTGCCGAGGCCTCAATCCGGTAACATATCATTAATATCACAAAGCGGCTCCATACTGGGGACGACCCTTATCCTGCTGGAACAGGAGGGGCTTGGCGTCTCCAAGGCTGTGAGTTACGGAAACAGGGTTGATGTTGGAGAAACAGAGTTGATCAAGTACTTGAGTGATGATGACGAGACTGGCGTTATTGGTATATGCATTGAGTCTATAGGAGATGGAAGAGGATTCATAAGTGCAGCTCAAAGATGCACCAAGCCAATGATCGTCCTGAAACTGGGTCAACAACCGGCGGGTAAAAAGGCGTCCAGATCTCACACAGGTTCAATGGCAGGGAGATACGAGATATTTCAGGCGGCATTCAGGAGAAGCGGTATTCATGAGGCAAACACCCTTGAGGAATTCATAGACTTGTTAAAGACCTTTTCCCTGCAGAAACCACATACTGGAAAACGGGTATTGATTGTCACAAATGCCGGCGGAATAGGGGTAATGACAGCAGATTTATGTAATAAGGAGGGCCTGCTCCTGCCTGACCTGCCAGTAGAGACTAAAGATCGCCTCAGGTCATTATTGCCCCCCTATTATGCTCTATCAAATCCCATAGACCTTACAGGAAATTCTACAGATAAACAGTTTGTCATGGTACTTGAAGAATGCCTGAATCACTATGACGCGGCTCTCCTTATTCCTTTTATGACAGTCCCTGGAATTACGCAGGAACTGGGCAAACTGATTACGAATACCGTCAGGGACATTGCTAAACCAGTTGTATCACTTAATCCATTTTCAGGAAACGGCAAGAGATTGGAAAATACTTTCAGGCAGAGTAAAATACCGGTATTCCCTACACCCATCAGGATGGTAAAGTCAGCAGCAGCCCTTTTAAAAAACATTCCGGCAGAACCTTTCCCTGAGAATATAAGGGAATATCCGCTGATAAAGGGCTTGATCAAGGGTCCTCAGCCGGTCAATAGTAAAGACATGTTAGATGCAATGAGCATCAAGTACCCGGATTTCATATTCGCACGAAGTCAAAAAGAGGCATTGACCGGAGTTGTTGTACAAGAAATGGCACCATCAGGCATTGAGGTAATCATTGGTTCGATAAAGGACCCTGACTTCGGCCCTGTGGTAATGTTTGGACTGGGTGGAATATTTACAGAAATTATAAAGGACACAGTCTTTGACATCGCGCCAATAACTCATAATGGCGCATTGAGAATGATAGAAGCAATCAGGGGATATGAAATACTCAGGGGTATAAGAGGCGCCAGGGGTGTGGGCATGGGAATATTGGCTGATACGATAGTGAAGGTCTCTGAGGTTGCAACACTGTTCCCTGACATAGTAGAATTAGAGTTCAACCCGGCAGTTGCATATCCTGACGGGATCATTGTAGTAGATGTGAAAATCATATATAAGTGA
- a CDS encoding response regulator — protein MPSTESETFKERILIVDGDEIARGYLETLFSYHGYEIRTVKSGKEALHILSEEYYPVVVADLNMHDISGIQVLDYIQQKEIMTAVLIITAYGSLETVTEALRHGAYDYLTKPFTSQILIHRVSRAMEKIRMEMTAREVTSRIVYATEEERLRISRDLHDEVGQSLAIMKLTLMTIKNKILNNSSEDIISEIQGLARQVEETMNEVSRISKNLSPSYVVEVGLSQALRLYIETFTKKTGIHVDSYLSEIHRFQNSQNEIHLYRIAQEALTNIAKHSGATSVMIRLRNAGGILYFSISDNGKGFNLTKNERAAGMGFIGIRERVAILGGNVWIESDPGYGTTVRTEIPYE, from the coding sequence ATGCCTTCGACTGAAAGCGAAACATTTAAAGAAAGAATCCTCATAGTTGATGGCGATGAAATAGCGAGGGGATATCTTGAGACGCTTTTTTCATATCATGGGTATGAAATCCGGACAGTTAAAAGCGGGAAAGAAGCCCTTCATATCCTGTCAGAAGAATACTATCCGGTAGTAGTAGCTGATCTTAATATGCATGACATCAGTGGCATTCAGGTGCTGGATTACATCCAACAGAAGGAAATAATGACAGCGGTGCTGATAATCACAGCATATGGATCCCTGGAAACAGTGACAGAGGCCCTGCGTCATGGGGCATATGATTATCTGACCAAGCCTTTTACCTCCCAGATATTGATTCATCGTGTTTCAAGGGCCATGGAAAAAATACGTATGGAGATGACTGCAAGAGAAGTTACATCCCGGATTGTTTATGCGACTGAGGAGGAACGACTGCGCATTTCACGTGATCTGCACGATGAAGTAGGTCAGTCTCTTGCAATAATGAAGTTAACACTGATGACCATAAAAAATAAAATTCTTAACAACTCTTCAGAGGATATCATTTCAGAAATTCAGGGGCTGGCTCGTCAAGTAGAGGAAACTATGAATGAAGTGTCGAGGATATCAAAGAACCTTAGTCCATCCTATGTCGTCGAAGTCGGATTATCTCAGGCCCTGAGGTTGTATATAGAGACATTCACAAAAAAGACAGGAATACATGTTGATTCTTATCTCAGTGAAATTCACCGGTTTCAAAATTCCCAGAACGAGATACACTTGTATCGTATAGCTCAGGAAGCGCTGACAAACATTGCAAAACATTCCGGAGCAACAAGTGTCATGATAAGGTTGAGAAACGCAGGGGGTATTCTATATTTTTCTATAAGTGATAATGGCAAGGGGTTTAACCTTACGAAAAACGAGAGGGCAGCAGGCATGGGGTTTATCGGGATAAGAGAACGGGTTGCAATTTTAGGTGGTAATGTCTGGATAGAATCTGATCCTGGTTATGGCACAACTGTACGTACGGAGATACCATATGAGTGA